The following proteins come from a genomic window of Actinopolyspora saharensis:
- the hrpB gene encoding ATP-dependent helicase HrpB produces the protein MTLTPPEFPDLPVRAVLDEIGETLDSDGTAVLVAPPGTGKTTLVPLALAARGLRVVVAEPRRLATRAAATRMAELLGEKVGDHVGYAVRGERRCSPDTQVEVVTSGLLVRRLQSDPELAGVDAVILDECHERHLDADLLLALLLDARDGLRPDLRVLAASATVASDQLAELLGEQHPAPVVHAHGRSHPVETHHVAPLRKEPVEATVARAVRTALDEQPGDVLAFLPGAGEIARTRDRLSDETDVDVLPLHGRLPTHEQDAALQPRARRRVVLATAVAESSLTVPGVRAVVDSGLSRVSRVDHRRGLSGLVTMRTSQAVAEQRAGRAGREAPGHAYRCWPAHEHSSLVRYPEPEIRTADLTRLALELACWGTPDGSALRWWDTPPEGPLVAGHEVLTALGALDGNGEITERGRRMSELGLHPRLARALLDGSAQTGRRTAAEVVALLDDDTLAQDTELATALRKLRDGANGSQRWRREARRMEKMVPATSTPTDPDDDALVVALAHPERLARRRAPRSRVYLMAGGTAVELPRSEVREDPAGMPTSEGLAGSEWLAIAVAERDPSRVHGFVRLAARADQRLAEQAAPGMLSTHQDIAWHDGDVRARTARKLGAITLSERKLDDPPAGAVREALLDGLRSEGLDLLHWDAAGRQLRQRLAFLRDVFGPPWPSTTDEDLLAAAETWLDPELSNARTRADLERIDAGQALHRLLPWPEAGRLDELAPERIEVPSGSRVRIDYDSEHPALPVRLQEVFGWTGVPTIADGRVSVLMRLLDPGGRPAAVTGDLTSFWNNGYHQVRAELRGQYLKHPWPEDPWSASPSKPGKGQ, from the coding sequence ATGACGCTCACGCCGCCCGAGTTCCCCGACCTGCCGGTCCGTGCCGTTCTCGACGAGATCGGCGAGACACTGGACAGCGACGGAACCGCCGTGCTCGTGGCCCCACCAGGCACCGGCAAGACCACCCTGGTGCCGCTGGCGCTGGCCGCACGAGGACTGCGGGTGGTGGTGGCCGAACCACGCAGGCTCGCCACCAGAGCCGCGGCCACCCGCATGGCCGAGCTGCTCGGCGAGAAGGTCGGCGACCACGTCGGCTACGCCGTGCGCGGCGAACGCCGCTGCTCACCGGACACCCAAGTCGAAGTCGTCACCTCGGGCCTGCTGGTGCGCCGCCTGCAGTCCGACCCCGAACTGGCCGGGGTGGACGCCGTCATCCTCGACGAGTGCCACGAACGCCACCTGGACGCGGACCTGCTGCTGGCCCTGCTGCTGGACGCGCGCGACGGGCTGCGCCCCGACCTGCGCGTGCTGGCCGCCTCGGCCACGGTCGCCAGCGACCAGCTGGCCGAGCTGCTCGGCGAACAACACCCCGCCCCGGTCGTGCACGCGCACGGACGCTCCCACCCCGTCGAAACGCACCACGTAGCCCCACTGCGCAAAGAACCGGTCGAAGCCACCGTGGCCCGCGCCGTGCGCACCGCACTCGACGAACAACCCGGCGACGTGCTCGCCTTCCTGCCCGGCGCAGGCGAGATCGCACGCACCCGCGACCGACTCTCCGACGAAACCGACGTGGACGTGCTCCCCCTGCACGGACGACTGCCCACCCACGAGCAGGACGCCGCGCTGCAACCACGCGCACGACGACGAGTCGTGCTGGCCACCGCCGTGGCCGAATCCAGCCTCACCGTCCCCGGAGTGCGCGCGGTGGTGGACTCCGGTCTGTCCCGCGTCTCCCGAGTCGACCACCGGAGAGGCCTGTCCGGGCTGGTCACCATGCGAACCTCGCAGGCCGTGGCCGAACAACGCGCCGGACGCGCCGGACGCGAAGCCCCCGGCCACGCCTACCGCTGCTGGCCCGCCCACGAACACAGCAGCCTCGTGCGCTACCCGGAACCGGAGATCCGCACCGCCGACCTCACCCGGCTCGCCCTGGAACTGGCCTGCTGGGGCACCCCGGACGGCAGCGCGCTGCGCTGGTGGGACACCCCACCGGAAGGCCCCCTGGTCGCCGGGCACGAAGTGCTGACCGCACTGGGCGCCCTGGACGGCAACGGCGAGATCACCGAACGCGGCCGCCGCATGTCCGAACTCGGACTGCACCCGCGGCTGGCCCGCGCCCTGCTGGACGGCAGCGCCCAAACCGGACGCCGCACCGCCGCCGAGGTCGTCGCGCTGCTGGACGACGACACCCTCGCCCAGGACACCGAACTGGCCACGGCCCTGCGCAAACTCCGCGACGGGGCAAACGGTTCCCAACGCTGGCGACGCGAGGCCCGGCGCATGGAAAAGATGGTGCCCGCCACCAGCACCCCCACCGACCCCGACGACGACGCGCTGGTGGTGGCGCTGGCACACCCCGAACGGCTGGCCCGCCGCCGCGCTCCGCGCTCCCGGGTGTACCTGATGGCCGGAGGAACCGCGGTGGAACTGCCCCGCTCCGAAGTCCGCGAGGACCCCGCGGGCATGCCCACCTCCGAAGGACTGGCCGGCTCGGAGTGGCTGGCCATCGCCGTCGCCGAGCGCGACCCCAGCCGCGTGCACGGGTTCGTCCGGCTGGCCGCACGAGCCGACCAGCGACTCGCCGAACAAGCCGCCCCCGGGATGCTGTCGACCCACCAGGACATCGCCTGGCACGACGGGGACGTCCGCGCACGCACCGCCCGCAAACTGGGCGCGATCACCCTGTCCGAGCGGAAACTCGACGACCCCCCGGCCGGGGCGGTGCGGGAAGCGCTGCTCGACGGGCTGCGCAGCGAGGGACTGGACCTGCTGCACTGGGACGCCGCAGGCAGGCAGCTGAGGCAACGCCTCGCGTTCCTGCGCGACGTGTTCGGCCCACCGTGGCCGAGCACCACCGACGAGGACCTGCTGGCCGCGGCGGAGACGTGGCTGGACCCCGAGCTGTCGAACGCGCGCACCCGCGCCGACCTGGAACGCATCGACGCCGGGCAGGCACTGCACCGCCTGCTGCCGTGGCCCGAGGCCGGACGGCTGGACGAACTCGCCCCGGAACGCATCGAAGTGCCCTCCGGATCCCGGGTGCGCATCGACTACGACAGCGAACACCCCGCCCTGCCGGTGCGGCTGCAGGAAGTCTTCGGCTGGACCGGCGTGCCCACCATCGCCGACGGGCGGGTGTCGGTGCTGATGCGCCTGCTCGACCCGGGCGGACGCCCCGCAGCCGTCACCGGGGACCTGACCTCATTCTGGAACAACGGCTACCACCAGGTCCGCGCCGAACTCCGCGGGCAGTACCTGAAACACCCCTGGCCGGAAGACCCCTGGTCGGCCTCGCCGAGCAAACCGGGCAAAGGGCAGTGA
- a CDS encoding SAM-dependent methyltransferase — protein MSGPSWVPAGVDVDVPSAARLYDYYLGGNYNFPADRQLARRIYEVFPQMPHLARVNRAFLRRSVRYLASCGIRQFVDLGCGLPTAGPVHEVARDIEPDSRVVYVDNEPVAVAHSRLLLREVEGTAVLQADLTDPAAVLDSPVTRELLDLEQPVAVLMVAVLHFVSDRQDPAGILQGYRRRLPSGGYLVLSHVSGDTLPDVEQAAELYRSSQNPAYLRTRGEIASMLSGFELVEPGLVFVPEWRPEVPEEAEDAASCSFYGAVGRPLPS, from the coding sequence GTGTCGGGACCTTCCTGGGTTCCTGCCGGGGTCGATGTGGACGTGCCCTCGGCGGCGCGGTTGTACGACTACTACCTCGGTGGGAACTACAATTTCCCCGCTGACCGGCAGCTGGCCCGGCGCATCTACGAGGTGTTCCCGCAGATGCCGCATCTGGCGCGGGTCAACCGCGCGTTCCTGCGCCGCAGTGTGCGCTACCTGGCCTCCTGCGGGATACGCCAGTTCGTCGATCTCGGCTGCGGGTTGCCCACGGCGGGGCCGGTGCACGAGGTGGCCCGGGACATCGAGCCGGACAGCCGGGTGGTCTACGTCGACAACGAGCCCGTGGCGGTGGCGCACAGCCGACTGCTGCTGCGGGAGGTCGAGGGCACCGCGGTGCTGCAGGCCGATCTCACCGACCCCGCTGCGGTGCTGGACTCGCCGGTCACGCGTGAGCTGCTCGATCTGGAGCAGCCGGTGGCGGTGCTGATGGTCGCGGTGCTGCACTTCGTCAGCGATCGGCAGGATCCGGCCGGGATTCTGCAGGGCTACCGGCGTCGCCTCCCCAGCGGTGGGTATCTGGTGCTGTCCCACGTGTCCGGGGACACCCTGCCCGATGTCGAGCAGGCCGCCGAGCTCTACCGCAGCAGTCAGAACCCGGCGTATCTGCGCACCCGCGGCGAGATCGCCAGCATGCTGTCCGGTTTCGAGCTGGTCGAGCCCGGGCTGGTGTTCGTGCCCGAGTGGCGTCCCGAGGTTCCCGAGGAGGCCGAGGACGCCGCTTCCTGCTCCTTCTACGGCGCCGTCGGGCGACCACTCCCCTCGTGA
- a CDS encoding YqeB family protein, which produces MSGHPDHVRMPRGYLWLFRLGCPLLGFGLALVVKPLTRWMIETLDSAPGPLRLAAGIPTSWAIPVLVVIGIGAGCWLSHEAERDSLAVTVRPDGVIAAQRDTERYIQRSRIGAVFTDPEELVVLTPAGREILRSSATDLSKTQLTEAFRHHDYPWWGTRDPHEEHYRNWMDGDPDLDEGIHALLRTRQEALRSDNRAETERVHTQLQDEGIAVRDRGKKQQYRRISDHDTTTP; this is translated from the coding sequence ATGAGCGGACACCCCGACCACGTGCGCATGCCTCGTGGCTACCTGTGGTTGTTCCGGCTCGGCTGCCCTCTCCTCGGATTCGGGCTGGCGCTCGTGGTCAAACCGCTGACGCGGTGGATGATCGAGACGCTGGACTCCGCACCCGGCCCGTTGCGGCTCGCCGCCGGAATCCCCACGTCCTGGGCGATCCCGGTCCTGGTCGTGATCGGTATCGGAGCGGGCTGCTGGCTGTCGCACGAGGCCGAGCGGGACAGTCTCGCGGTGACCGTACGCCCCGACGGCGTCATCGCCGCCCAGCGCGACACCGAGCGCTACATCCAGCGTTCGAGGATCGGGGCCGTGTTCACCGACCCCGAGGAACTCGTCGTGCTCACCCCCGCCGGACGCGAGATATTACGCTCCTCCGCGACCGACCTGTCGAAAACGCAGCTCACGGAGGCGTTCCGACACCACGACTATCCGTGGTGGGGAACCCGCGACCCGCACGAGGAGCACTACCGGAACTGGATGGACGGCGATCCCGACCTCGACGAGGGAATCCACGCCCTCCTGCGGACACGGCAGGAGGCCTTGCGGTCCGACAACCGCGCGGAGACCGAGCGGGTCCACACCCAGCTCCAGGACGAGGGCATCGCCGTCCGCGACCGGGGCAAGAAGCAGCAGTACCGCCGAATCAGCGATCACGACACCACCACGCCCTGA
- a CDS encoding TetR/AcrR family transcriptional regulator has product MARTVNQQQHQQRREAVTTAAANLFARNGFAKTTTAAIAREAGISTGSLFYYFPDKPAIFRAIFEQDIATSRALLDEHAETEDPVASLLAVVSALATPARDERAHGLLVELLRQVGNDPQLGEVVATNDAIVRDGLAALLRQAATEQRADPDLDAEQAAGWIQTIIDATYLHGGDSSAADPLPMLRLIVTRFLGIDAAPATTTEDDPNAEASR; this is encoded by the coding sequence GTGGCGCGCACCGTCAATCAGCAGCAACACCAGCAACGTCGCGAAGCCGTCACCACGGCGGCCGCGAACCTGTTCGCCCGGAACGGTTTCGCGAAGACCACCACGGCGGCAATCGCCAGGGAAGCAGGCATCAGCACGGGAAGTCTGTTCTACTACTTCCCGGACAAGCCCGCGATCTTCCGTGCGATCTTCGAGCAGGACATCGCTACCTCCCGAGCACTGCTCGACGAGCACGCCGAAACCGAGGACCCGGTCGCGTCGCTGCTCGCCGTCGTGAGCGCGCTCGCCACCCCCGCGCGTGACGAGCGGGCCCACGGGCTGCTGGTCGAGCTGCTGCGCCAGGTCGGCAACGACCCGCAGCTCGGGGAAGTCGTCGCGACCAACGACGCGATCGTGCGGGACGGACTGGCGGCGCTGCTGCGGCAGGCAGCCACCGAGCAACGCGCCGACCCCGACCTCGACGCGGAACAGGCCGCAGGCTGGATCCAGACGATCATCGACGCGACCTACCTCCACGGCGGGGACAGCTCCGCCGCCGATCCGCTGCCGATGCTGCGTCTGATCGTCACCCGGTTCCTGGGCATCGACGCCGCCCCGGCAACAACGACCGAGGACGACCCGAATGCGGAGGCGAGCCGATGA
- a CDS encoding class I SAM-dependent methyltransferase gives MNHADSDAESVEDNRRHWDERVPLHTASSFYDLDGFRAGDEVLDRFQLAELGDVTDLDLAHLQCHIGLDTLGWARHGARVAGLDFSEPAIRTAIDLAADTGLSQRSRFVAAEVYEAVEQLGAGAFDVVYTGSGALMWLPDIDRWARTVAGLLRPGGRLYLAEFHPLTEVLDDEHGATVARDYFTRGARTYDAPGSYADWEAQTTHNTATEWHHTLGDVLSAIAAVGLRIEFVHEHDTIPFQRYAALTVDGAHFRYPDRSSRLPLMYSLAATAPTR, from the coding sequence GTGAACCACGCTGACAGCGACGCCGAATCGGTCGAGGACAACCGACGACACTGGGACGAGCGAGTCCCGCTCCACACCGCGAGCTCGTTCTACGACCTCGACGGGTTCCGCGCCGGCGACGAGGTCCTCGACCGTTTCCAGCTCGCCGAGCTCGGCGACGTCACCGACCTCGACCTGGCACACCTGCAGTGCCACATCGGTCTGGACACGCTGGGCTGGGCCCGTCACGGAGCACGCGTGGCGGGGCTGGACTTCTCGGAACCGGCCATCCGCACGGCAATCGACCTCGCCGCCGACACCGGCCTTTCCCAGCGGTCCCGCTTCGTCGCGGCCGAGGTCTACGAGGCGGTCGAGCAGCTCGGGGCCGGCGCCTTCGACGTGGTCTACACCGGAAGCGGGGCGCTGATGTGGTTGCCCGACATCGACCGCTGGGCGCGCACCGTGGCGGGGCTGCTGCGCCCGGGAGGACGGCTCTACCTGGCCGAGTTCCACCCGCTGACCGAGGTCCTCGACGACGAGCACGGTGCCACCGTGGCCCGCGACTACTTCACCCGCGGGGCGCGCACCTACGACGCCCCCGGCTCGTACGCCGACTGGGAGGCCCAGACCACGCACAACACCGCCACCGAGTGGCACCACACCCTCGGCGACGTCCTCAGCGCCATAGCCGCGGTCGGACTGCGGATCGAGTTCGTCCACGAACACGACACCATCCCGTTCCAGCGCTACGCCGCGCTGACCGTCGACGGTGCCCACTTCCGCTATCCCGACCGCTCGTCCCGACTGCCGCTGATGTACTCGCTGGCCGCCACAGCTCCCACCCGCTAG
- a CDS encoding SdpI family protein, whose protein sequence is MIDEMINPQGIDPVSLVVLTSALLGLASLLTAVAVGGHRGRLRSRHACGVRTRATLADSAVWYRVHRLAAAWFGLAGVLLFAAVPPFLLLPGWRARAVTVSVALAVALSLVIVGSVRSQRRALRELHTD, encoded by the coding sequence GTGATCGACGAGATGATCAACCCGCAGGGCATCGACCCGGTCTCGCTGGTCGTGCTCACCAGCGCCCTGCTGGGGCTGGCGAGTCTGCTCACCGCGGTCGCCGTGGGTGGCCATCGCGGTCGACTTCGATCCCGTCACGCGTGCGGTGTGCGCACGAGAGCCACCCTGGCGGACTCCGCGGTGTGGTACCGCGTTCACCGGCTGGCGGCCGCCTGGTTCGGGCTCGCCGGGGTGCTGCTGTTCGCGGCCGTGCCGCCGTTCCTGCTGCTGCCCGGTTGGCGCGCTCGCGCCGTGACGGTGTCGGTGGCGCTCGCGGTGGCTTTGTCCCTGGTGATCGTCGGGAGCGTGCGCAGCCAGCGCCGCGCCCTGCGCGAGCTGCACACCGACTGA
- a CDS encoding VOC family protein, translated as MYLENVIVDTVDPQRLGRFWEAVVGGQRLTDEPDIVETRLAVEGGPVLDLCFPGVASAAASEPPRLHFELRGGADQAEEVERLLELGAQQLDVDQGEGARVVLADPEGNPCCVLEERAAHVDTGPIAALSLDSADPARDGQFWSWLSGWTEVPGHAPRTLQHPSRRGPLLELHPAAASTGASKNRMHLDIRLESGDDPDAVAAGIVERGGRELHPDWGELPWRVYTDPSGNELCVLPARS; from the coding sequence ATGTATCTGGAGAACGTGATCGTCGACACGGTCGATCCGCAGCGGCTGGGACGGTTCTGGGAGGCGGTGGTCGGCGGGCAGCGGCTCACCGACGAGCCGGACATCGTCGAGACCCGGCTGGCCGTCGAGGGCGGCCCGGTGCTGGACCTGTGCTTTCCGGGGGTGGCTTCCGCTGCGGCCTCCGAACCGCCGCGGCTTCACTTCGAGCTGCGCGGCGGAGCCGACCAGGCCGAGGAGGTCGAGCGGCTGCTCGAGCTGGGTGCGCAGCAGCTGGACGTCGACCAGGGCGAGGGTGCCCGGGTGGTGCTCGCCGACCCGGAGGGCAACCCCTGCTGCGTGCTGGAGGAGCGGGCAGCGCACGTCGACACCGGACCGATCGCGGCGCTGTCACTGGACTCCGCCGACCCGGCCCGGGACGGGCAGTTCTGGTCCTGGCTGTCCGGCTGGACCGAGGTGCCCGGACACGCGCCCCGCACGTTGCAGCACCCCTCGCGGCGAGGTCCCCTCCTCGAACTGCACCCCGCAGCGGCCTCCACCGGCGCGAGCAAGAACCGGATGCACCTCGACATCCGCCTGGAGTCCGGAGACGATCCCGACGCGGTAGCGGCAGGCATCGTCGAACGCGGCGGCCGCGAGCTGCACCCCGACTGGGGCGAGCTGCCGTGGCGGGTTTACACCGACCCGTCGGGCAACGAGCTGTGCGTGCTGCCGGCCCGGTCGTGA
- a CDS encoding trans-sulfuration enzyme family protein: protein MNDTDRQICTGPWDGPGSEPGAVAPPIYQTSLFAKPSFAEFVRQQAAEHENFVYSRGSNPTVAFLEERLALLERGETAKCFASGMGAIGAVLAGLLRSGEHVLFVNTIYGPTLELADHLERFGIEHTVLADPAGDVAEHIRANTALIYVESPGTMLMKVVDLPGLAALARERGIRTVMDNTWSTPLFQKPLAAGVDLVVHSLTKYIGGHSDVLGGAVIGSRNTVDELFHRGHQLFGAVMSALEASLVLRGLRTLPVRMEQHQHNALRVIDYLRARSEVLAVHHPHAEHDPDEELITTQFSGFSGLVSFELRQGTFERVSRFVDALTLFRIGPSWGGYESLVTSPVRPDDESGPVSRPGLIRLSVGLEGARSQLEDLDRGFAALAG, encoded by the coding sequence GTGAACGACACCGATCGGCAGATCTGCACGGGTCCCTGGGACGGTCCGGGCTCGGAACCCGGTGCCGTGGCTCCCCCGATCTATCAGACGAGCCTCTTCGCCAAGCCCTCCTTCGCGGAGTTCGTGCGGCAGCAGGCCGCCGAGCACGAGAACTTCGTCTACAGTCGCGGCAGCAATCCGACGGTGGCGTTCCTGGAGGAGCGTCTCGCGCTGCTCGAGCGGGGCGAGACCGCGAAGTGCTTCGCCTCCGGCATGGGCGCGATCGGCGCCGTGCTGGCCGGGCTGCTCCGCAGCGGCGAGCACGTGTTGTTCGTCAACACCATCTACGGGCCCACGCTCGAGCTGGCGGACCACCTCGAGCGGTTCGGGATCGAGCACACGGTCCTGGCCGATCCGGCCGGCGACGTCGCCGAGCACATCCGGGCGAACACGGCCCTGATCTACGTCGAGAGCCCGGGCACCATGCTGATGAAGGTCGTCGACCTTCCCGGGCTGGCCGCGCTCGCGCGCGAGCGCGGCATCCGCACGGTCATGGACAACACCTGGTCCACTCCCCTGTTCCAGAAGCCGCTCGCGGCGGGCGTGGATCTGGTGGTGCACTCGCTGACCAAGTACATCGGTGGGCACAGCGACGTCCTCGGCGGCGCGGTGATCGGTTCCCGGAACACGGTTGACGAGCTCTTCCACCGGGGCCACCAGCTGTTCGGTGCGGTCATGTCCGCCCTGGAGGCCTCCCTGGTGCTGCGTGGGCTGCGGACGCTGCCGGTGCGGATGGAGCAGCACCAGCACAACGCGCTCCGCGTCATCGACTACCTGCGCGCGCGCTCGGAGGTGCTCGCGGTGCACCATCCCCACGCCGAGCACGACCCGGACGAGGAGCTGATCACCACCCAGTTCAGCGGGTTCTCCGGCCTGGTCAGCTTCGAGCTGCGGCAGGGCACCTTCGAACGGGTGTCCCGCTTCGTCGACGCGCTGACCCTCTTCCGGATCGGACCGAGCTGGGGCGGCTACGAGAGCCTGGTGACCTCGCCGGTGCGCCCCGACGACGAGTCCGGGCCGGTGTCGCGGCCCGGGCTGATCCGGCTGTCCGTGGGGCTCGAAGGGGCCCGGAGCCAGCTCGAGGACCTCGACCGGGGCTTCGCCGCACTCGCCGGCTGA
- the nhaC gene encoding Na+/H+ antiporter NhaC, which produces MNSRPDTGASDQEGSTTSARPRVVVALVPVVITLVILVGGIGVLEYPAELMLVFAAVVFTVFAACHGIGLDRVLADMGAKIKRALPGILILLSIGMLIGTWMAAGTIPLMIDYGLELIDPSYLYVLSFLVTAIVATFTGTSWGAAGTIGVALLGVATTMDISPAITAGAVVSGAYFGDKLSPLSDTTNMSSLAAGANLYEHIRHMLYTAVPSSVVATVVFLLAGLPIDAGSVDLQVIDSTAAEVRGLFTLSPVLLLPPAVVLAGSIMRKPPLVVLFVSAMTAIVLAVLVQGFSPAEAFAAAVSGFTTDMLPGDVSNTLAELLDRGGLQAMYSSAFFVFCAFFFAAALENSGVLRLLLSRLIDRLRSTGGLVTTTLLSGFAVINGTSNALVTYFLINDLYGTAFARRNLHPVNLSRSMEDSVTITEVLMPWTVSGVFFASTLGVANFDFLPWAVFCWSGIVFSALLAFLSPVTRGFGIRLREPDTGAEPARS; this is translated from the coding sequence ATGAACTCTCGACCGGACACGGGGGCGTCGGACCAGGAGGGCAGCACCACGTCCGCCCGGCCGCGGGTCGTCGTCGCGCTCGTTCCGGTGGTGATCACCCTGGTGATCCTCGTCGGCGGCATCGGGGTGCTGGAGTACCCCGCGGAGCTGATGCTGGTGTTCGCGGCCGTGGTGTTCACGGTCTTCGCCGCCTGCCACGGCATCGGGCTGGACCGGGTCCTGGCCGACATGGGCGCAAAGATCAAGCGCGCCCTTCCTGGCATCCTCATCCTGCTGAGCATCGGGATGCTGATCGGCACCTGGATGGCGGCGGGCACCATCCCGCTGATGATCGACTACGGTCTCGAGCTCATCGACCCGTCGTACCTGTACGTGCTGTCCTTCCTCGTCACCGCCATCGTGGCCACGTTCACCGGCACCTCCTGGGGCGCGGCAGGCACCATCGGAGTCGCGCTGCTCGGCGTGGCCACCACGATGGACATCTCCCCGGCGATCACCGCGGGCGCCGTGGTGTCCGGCGCCTACTTCGGGGACAAGCTCTCGCCGCTGTCCGACACCACGAACATGAGCTCGCTGGCGGCCGGTGCCAACCTCTACGAGCACATCCGCCACATGCTCTACACGGCCGTGCCCTCCTCGGTCGTCGCGACCGTGGTCTTCCTGCTCGCCGGCCTCCCGATCGACGCCGGATCGGTCGACCTGCAGGTCATCGACAGCACCGCAGCCGAGGTGCGGGGACTCTTCACGCTCAGTCCCGTGCTGCTGTTGCCGCCTGCGGTGGTCCTGGCGGGCTCGATCATGCGCAAGCCGCCGCTGGTCGTGCTCTTCGTCTCCGCGATGACCGCGATCGTGCTGGCCGTGCTCGTCCAGGGATTCAGCCCCGCGGAGGCCTTCGCGGCAGCCGTGTCCGGCTTCACCACGGACATGCTGCCCGGCGACGTTTCGAACACCCTCGCCGAACTGCTCGACCGCGGGGGGCTGCAGGCGATGTACAGCTCGGCGTTCTTCGTCTTCTGCGCGTTCTTCTTCGCCGCGGCGCTGGAGAACTCCGGGGTGCTGCGGCTGCTGCTGAGCAGGCTCATCGACAGGCTGCGCTCGACCGGCGGTCTGGTGACGACCACGCTGCTGTCCGGCTTCGCCGTCATCAACGGCACCTCGAACGCCCTGGTCACCTACTTCCTCATCAACGACCTCTACGGCACGGCCTTCGCGCGGCGGAACCTGCATCCGGTCAACCTCTCGCGGAGCATGGAGGACTCGGTCACCATCACCGAGGTCCTCATGCCCTGGACCGTCTCCGGCGTCTTCTTCGCCTCGACGCTGGGGGTGGCCAACTTCGACTTCCTGCCGTGGGCCGTGTTCTGCTGGAGCGGCATCGTCTTCTCCGCCCTGCTCGCCTTCCTCTCCCCCGTCACCCGCGGCTTCGGCATTCGGCTCCGGGAGCCGGACACCGGAGCGGAACCGGCGAGGAGCTGA
- a CDS encoding SDR family oxidoreductase, producing MSGIRGKVIALTGASSGIGEAAATYLAERGACLVLGARRQDRLNAVVERITAQGGLAVGVVVDVTRRDDLKQLTETALDRFGRLDVLVSNAGTMAVSSFDELRQDDWDSMVSTHITGLLNGIGAALPVFRQQRSGQFVNIASTAAYVVKSPQTVYAATKTAVKVLTEGLRQESGPDLRVTLVSPGFTDTEGVGKGAPEPAAAALARKRDEIAMPPSAIASAIGYAIEQPDGIDVSEIVARPTVQA from the coding sequence ATGTCAGGGATCAGGGGCAAGGTCATCGCGCTCACGGGCGCCAGCAGCGGCATCGGAGAGGCCGCGGCAACCTATCTCGCCGAGCGAGGAGCCTGCCTGGTACTCGGAGCCCGCCGGCAAGACCGGTTGAACGCGGTGGTGGAGCGGATCACCGCACAGGGAGGTTTGGCCGTCGGAGTCGTCGTCGACGTCACGCGCCGCGACGACCTCAAGCAGCTGACCGAGACGGCACTCGACCGCTTCGGCCGACTCGACGTCCTGGTCTCCAACGCCGGAACCATGGCGGTCTCCTCGTTCGACGAGCTGCGCCAGGACGACTGGGACAGCATGGTCTCCACCCACATCACGGGTCTGTTGAACGGCATCGGGGCGGCGCTGCCCGTTTTCCGACAGCAGCGCTCCGGGCAGTTCGTCAACATCGCTTCCACGGCGGCCTATGTCGTGAAGTCCCCCCAAACCGTCTACGCGGCCACCAAGACAGCGGTGAAGGTGCTGACCGAAGGGCTGCGCCAGGAATCCGGTCCCGACTTGCGCGTCACTCTTGTCTCACCGGGTTTCACCGACACGGAGGGCGTGGGCAAGGGAGCGCCGGAGCCCGCGGCGGCGGCGCTGGCCCGGAAGCGCGACGAGATCGCCATGCCGCCCTCGGCCATCGCCTCGGCCATCGGTTACGCGATCGAGCAGCCCGACGGCATCGACGTCAGCGAGATCGTTGCCCGCCCCACGGTGCAGGCCTGA
- a CDS encoding TetR/AcrR family transcriptional regulator, whose amino-acid sequence MDQHPQRPLRADARRNREKILVAAVRVFAAEGVEAHLERIAKEAGVGSATLYRNFPTREALVEAVYRNEVAQLCDAAPNLLATKPPFEALRSWTRLFLDYVTTKYGMIDALRAIAARGNNPYGHSREMIQDALSTLMEACATAGTIRTDITPTDMVAALEGIALTSASPEQRQQAERLLDLTLDGLQPRP is encoded by the coding sequence ATGGACCAGCACCCCCAGCGCCCGCTGCGGGCTGACGCGCGGCGTAACCGGGAAAAGATCCTCGTGGCTGCGGTACGTGTATTCGCAGCGGAGGGGGTCGAGGCCCACTTGGAGCGCATCGCCAAAGAGGCCGGGGTAGGCAGCGCCACGCTGTACCGCAACTTCCCCACCCGCGAAGCACTGGTCGAGGCCGTCTACCGCAACGAGGTGGCCCAGCTGTGCGACGCGGCCCCGAACCTGCTGGCAACGAAGCCACCCTTCGAGGCCCTGCGTTCCTGGACCCGCCTTTTCCTGGACTATGTGACCACCAAGTACGGCATGATCGACGCCCTGCGCGCCATCGCCGCGCGGGGGAACAACCCGTACGGTCACAGCCGGGAAATGATCCAGGACGCCCTGAGCACCCTCATGGAGGCGTGCGCGACCGCCGGGACGATCCGCACCGACATCACCCCCACCGACATGGTCGCCGCTCTCGAAGGCATCGCCCTCACCTCGGCGAGCCCCGAACAACGGCAACAAGCGGAACGCCTGCTCGACCTCACCCTGGACGGCCTGCAACCACGTCCATGA